GCGTCGACCCGGTTACCGCGGCTGCGACCGCCAACCGGCGCGATGGCACGGCGATGGTCGACGCCGTCCACAATCACTATACGCGGCTCGCTCCTCCCCCCGGTAATGACCGACTGGACGGAGCGGTACCGCCCGTCGTCGCTCTCGGAGCTCCGGGGCAACGACAAGGCGGTGAAGGGGGTCCGCGAGTGGGCCGACACGTGGGACGACCACCGCGAGGCGCTCGTCCTCCACGGCTCGCCCGGGGTCGGGAAGACCTCCGCGGCGCACGCGCTGGCGGCCGACATGGGCTGGGAGACCGTCGAGTTGAACGCCTCCGACCAGCGAACCGCCGACGTGATCGAGCGGTACGCCGGCCGCGCGGCGAACAACGCCACCCTCGGCGGGTCCGCCGGCGGCGACGACACCGGCGGCCGCCAGCTCGTCATCCTCGACGAGGCCGACAACATCCACGGGAACCACGACCGCGGCGGCAAGAGCGCGGTGACGGAACTGGTGAAGAACGCCGGACAGCCGGTGGTCCTCATCGCCAACGAGTACTACGACATGAGCCGCGGGCTGCGCAACGCGACGCGGGACATCGAGTTCCGCGACGTGGGCAAGCGCTCCATCGTGCCCGTCCTCCGCGACATCTGCCGCAAGGAGGGGATCGAGTTCGACTCGGACGCGCTCGATCGCATCGCCGAGCGCAACAGCGGCGACCTCCGCGGCGCCGTCAACGACCTCCAGGCCGTCGCCGACGGGAAGGAGCGCCTCACGCTGGAGGACGTGATCACCGGCGACCGCGACCGCTCGATGGGCGTGTTCCCGTTTCTCGATCTGGTCCTGAAGGAGACCGAGTCCGCCCGCGAGGCCCTTCAGTCCAGCTACGACGTGGACGAGACGCCCGACGACCTGACGAAGTGGATCGAGGACAACATGCTGAAGGTGTACGACGCGGAGGAGGCGACCCGAGCGTACGACCACCTCGCCGACGCCGACGTGTGGCTCGGGCGGGTGTGGGCCAGCCAGAACTACTCCTACTGGCGCTACGCCGGCGACAACCTCTCGGCGGGCGTCGCCGCCGCCCGCGACGGGACGAAGGGCGGGTGGACGCGCTGGGGCCGCCCGCAGTTCTACCACTCCACCTCAAACACGAGCGACGAGGTCGTCCGCGCCATCGCCGAGCGCGGCGGCTTCTCGATGGACACCGCCCGGCGCGCCGTCCTCCCGTACCTCCAGGCGATGACGCACCACTGCAAACCCCGGGAGCTGACGGTCGAGATGGCCGCCGCCTACGAGTTCGAGGCGGAACACGTCTCCTTCGTCACCGGCTCCGGCGAGACGACGAACAAGGTGGAGTCCATCGTCGAGGACGCCGAGGAGCTGCGCGCCGAGCGCATGGAGGACCACTCCGGGGGCGCGTTCGCCGGGATCGCACCGAGCACGGAAGTCGAGGAGCGTGAGGACGCCGACGCGGAGGGCGCGAGCGAGGGCGACGACAGTCAGACGAGTCTCGCGGACGCCGGCGGCTCGGCGGATTCCGGCGGGTCGGCCGAGGCGGCCGCCGGCGACATCGGCGACGACGCGGACGAGGACACCCGCAATGTGGACCCGGAGGCCGCCGAGGAGGACGACGGGCAGTCCGGGCTCTCGGACTTCATGTGACCCGCCCGGGGGACTGACGCGCCCGCTCCGCTGCTCGCCGGGACACACCGACTTTTCACCCCCGTCCACGAACCCCGGCCCATGCAAGCGGCCGTCCTCCGCGAGTACGGGGAGCCCCTCGACGTGACCGACGTATCCGAACCGGATCTCGAACCCCACGGCGTCGTCGTCGACGTGGAGGCGTGCGGCATCTGTCGCTCCGACTGGCACGCCTGGATGGGCCACGGCGAGTGGGCCGACGACCAGGTCCCCCTCGACTACGTGCTCGGTCACGAGCCCGCGGGTACCGTCGTCGCGGTCGGGGAGCGCGTCGCCTCCGTCGAGGAGGGCGACCGCGTCGCCGTCCCGTTCAACCTCGGCTGCGGCGCCTGTCCGGAGTGCGTGAACGGCCACGGGAACACCTGCCTCGACGGCCACGCGCTGGGGTTTGAGCGCGCGGCGCCGGGCGCGTTCGCCGAACGGGTCCACCTGCCACACGCCGACTACAACGCGATGCGCCTGCCGGCGGGC
This genomic stretch from Halobaculum roseum harbors:
- a CDS encoding replication factor C large subunit, with translation MTDWTERYRPSSLSELRGNDKAVKGVREWADTWDDHREALVLHGSPGVGKTSAAHALAADMGWETVELNASDQRTADVIERYAGRAANNATLGGSAGGDDTGGRQLVILDEADNIHGNHDRGGKSAVTELVKNAGQPVVLIANEYYDMSRGLRNATRDIEFRDVGKRSIVPVLRDICRKEGIEFDSDALDRIAERNSGDLRGAVNDLQAVADGKERLTLEDVITGDRDRSMGVFPFLDLVLKETESAREALQSSYDVDETPDDLTKWIEDNMLKVYDAEEATRAYDHLADADVWLGRVWASQNYSYWRYAGDNLSAGVAAARDGTKGGWTRWGRPQFYHSTSNTSDEVVRAIAERGGFSMDTARRAVLPYLQAMTHHCKPRELTVEMAAAYEFEAEHVSFVTGSGETTNKVESIVEDAEELRAERMEDHSGGAFAGIAPSTEVEEREDADAEGASEGDDSQTSLADAGGSADSGGSAEAAAGDIGDDADEDTRNVDPEAAEEDDGQSGLSDFM